The DNA sequence CTGTTGATTAGACGTCTgggtttgttgttgttttttttgttgttttttttgtcattttttttttttttttttggttgttttttttttttttgttttttttttttgcgaatatgccatgtgcattacatattattcatatggcatggacctgtattttgcaagaattgatataaataatatattttatgctctttacTTATTCCACTCTATCAGTGTGTTCTTGGCAAATtatttatccgcatttatttcataagaaactgcaaatacttgcatgcacttgcaagtatgcaagaaaagcttcttttttgcatttttttaaagaaattatctaaactttcggaatgttgcattggtatacaataaatattttgtaattttgagcaaaacataatgttttaaaatgtgatttattactatcggagatatgcactggtcgagtccacctagaaaaatcactcaggtgtgacaatcacatttggggtatatacgggtagataAGGGTActtgagagaaatatggcggataagatgaggaaggtgtacgtatttattaattcatgtcagctttaattttgtattcttaattGGGAtgatgagattaatcactgttcgatatcttcattTCTCATATTAGCGTTCatgttatctttactttttctgTAAAAGGGGATCCATCTGGAGTTTTGTATCAATAGCTATAACTATTAGTGTTTTCTCTGCCTATCCTTTATGAGTGACATGTTTGCTTTTCTTTCAGAGTCATTCCAGCTTAGATTGGGACATGTAACTTCGACTGTTGTCTTCTCATGCACAAACAGTTGGTAATAACGTGTATACATAGGTTTCACGTTTAATAAGGACTGCCGTTagtgtttaaataaaaaaatatttattcattaattcACTGCAATAAATGCTACACGTACATAAAGAGTGAGTTTGTGCGTGAAAATGTATTGCATGATCCACTCTACTTCCGATTTTTATTTTCGATGACCATGTTCCGTTTGACAGAGTAGCGACATTTCCATCGTCAGATTTACTTCTGCTGGACGTGAGTTTAACCCCTCGTAgtggcggaagtgggtatctaTATATGGTGAATTTCTGAAtgatttttattagatatttctcCACTTAGTGCAGTGATCTTCATAGCAATATCTAGGAGAAAAATTCAGTCAGTAGTTTTAAAACGTCAATAAAGTGATGTTCTATGTTAATTGTCAAGTGctatatattttcaaagaattttcttcatttttctgtttgatgtttgtttccatatatttacacttcaaatgtttttgccttcgatatctttagggtgcctccgtggccgagtggtaaGAGCATCGCGTTCAAAATCACAAGGCCTCTGACCTCtagtcggcgcgggttcgaatcccactcgcgccggtaagtgagaaagtttcccagtttactttcggaaggtggTTGTCTGttcccaggtacattgcatcttggttctctcttccaccaataaaaaactgggcgccaccaggtaactgaaaaattgttgtgtgtggcggaaaatataaatcaatcaatcaatcgatatctttaccaattgtatTGACAGCCATTGCCTCATGAAGTGAATTGTGTACAACACCTACACAATAATTGTGAGCAATACGTGTATGAATATAAAAAGTATATTTCAATTCCtaggaattccgacagaaaagAATGTCTAATGTAGATATAACAaagtttcatttttgaaaatgcagaaGGGCAACCGCAGGCATACTTCATGGGGATTACACCGTTTATCTGATCATGATGTGCCGGTGTGACCAGTCAGCAGATGATGTTTACTCCCCCTAGTCACTTCATCCCGTGTTCCgttaaaaaacattttatacatttgcaaaaacacatgtagtatttttaaaCATACCATGTGTTGATTATCTATTCACTTGTTCCacttatatcaatatttgttcTAGAAACTAACCTTTGGATAAATTATGAAATCCGTATACAAATGTACCAATCAAACTAATTTTCCTTCAAATTGGGGTATGCTTTTATTGAAATTAACGATGGGCTGCACTCCCCCAGTCATAAAATTAAGAAGACAGGAAAGAGTTTTTCATTCATTATACAAATGATACAACTGATCAAACTTTCGGTATTCTCTTCAATTTAATACAcctaaaaaagaaaagaaaaaacatcatttacattactTCTACTCatgataaatgattttattcaaattttctaaTCGTTCATAGAAATACCTTTGTTTTTTTGTGACCGCCACGTCTACCGCCAATACCACCCATCATACTACCGCCAGAACTACCACCGATAAGACCGCCAAAACTTCCTCTCATACCACCAAATCCACCAGAAGCAGCGGCTGCAGCAGAAGCGGCAGCACCTCCATTAGCAGCAGCTGCAGCTGCAGCAGCGGCAGCATTTTGCCCGGCAGCTGCggcagcagcagcagcagcagaTCCACCTCCAAAGTTGAACCCACTGGAAAATGGTCCCAATCCAATTCCACCCATTCCACCCATTCCACCACCCATTCCACCCATTCCACCATATATAGTATAGAATCTAGAAGCAGCGGCAGCAGCTGCAGCGGAAGCGGCACCCTGTCCAGCTGCGGCAGCGGCTGCAGCAGCGGCACCCTGTCCAGCAGCTGCAGCGGCAGCAGCGGCAGCACCCTGTCCAGCAGCAGCGGCAGCAGCGGCGGCTGCAGCACCTCCTCCTAGTCCAAATAATCCAAAGCTTGGGAAGCCATAAGTGGGCTGTATGATTGGTCCTACTGCTACATTGTTAGCAGCAGCGGCGGCGGCGGCAGCGGCGGCGGCATTTCCAGCAGCAGCGGCAGAAGCAGCAGCTGCTGATCCTCCTCCAAGACCACCAAAGCGAGAGGCAGCGGCGGCAGCAGCGGCAGCTGCTGATCCTCCTCCAAGACCACCAAAGCGAGAGGCAGCGGCGGCAGCAGCGGCAGCGGCTGATCCTCCTCCAAGACCACCAAACCGAGAGGCAGCGGCGGCAGCAGCGGCAGCTGCTGATCCTCCTCCAAGACCACCAAAGCGAGAGGCAGCGGCGGCAGCAGCGGCAGCGGCTGATCCTCCACCAATTCCACCAAAACCACGAAGACCAGATGCAGCAGCAGCGGCAGAGGCAGATCCACCACCGAAACCACCACTACTTCTTCCTCTGTGGATTATCCCATAATGCTTTGGGTAGTAGTCGCTGTAGCCTGCACCATAGCCTTCGTCGTATTTGCTGTAAGTGTCTGAATAATGGTCTTTGCTGTATCCGTCATAAGTGTCTGGATAATGGTCTGAATAGCCAGGATACGCAACAGCGCAGGCAATGAAGCAAACGAGGGCTAGAAGGCTCAGCATTTCTGTCATGAGAAAAAAACTGAAACATAACACCCTTGAATGGAAAGCATTTCATTGAAGCATGTTCATATGACGATTACATTATGTACTTGTGTGTAAGAAAAGGATTAAATTTACACTACAAATTTTTCAGTACATATTTATAGAATCACATATCATTTGTTTCTTTCCACTATTCTAGACCAAGAAGTTTCGTGcataaaaatttatatacatttacattactTTTGCCTTTCCTATCTTTACAAACTCTAATGATAGTCATCTTCGCATGCGTTCAAGTTATGAACAATACGTGTATGAATATTGATCATTGCCATACCTCTATCTAAACGACTTGAAATGGGGacaaaaataaaagtagaatgtaaacatAAGACGGGTTTCATTTTTGGAAATACGCGAGAATATGAACTGCGACACGTTACTCCGGCATTCTTCATGAAGTTAATGACATTCTATACTCATATGATATTAAAGTGTTTGTATAGTTTCTACTATCCTCATACATACAAAtactacaaaatatttattaacaaacttcaaaggTATTTAGCCAAAATCAATCTCTtcaaacagagagagagagagagagagagagagagatccaaCAACACCAGCATGGAAATACCGCAgttaaatatagatatattctgaatgtttttatttactgaGCATGATCTTTTGCAATATATATGTTGTATAGTATTTGGGTGAGGAAATCTCTAGACATATAGTATATTCGATATCACTAGCCCCGGGAGCGAAAAGGGAAAACcaaaatgcaaatataatgaataagactacatgtatttcagtgaACATGGCCTTTATCAACTGCATTTGCAGATCCGCAGGCATAATTTCCATAATGCCCGTTTTCAcgtaaaatctttatttcttagtcatgaaaggtgaagataacgaacagtgattattCTGATAATTCCCATAGGCAATACAATACTTTAATCAAAAGACAATCATTATATATCCTATATCTTAATTTCGAAATACTGTCCTTGAAATGTAACTATTTCGTATGTGTAAATTTGGTAAATTACTTATTAAACAAAAATGACGAGTGTTTGATCTTTCGTGAAAAATATGACACCATTAACAGTATTGTAGCTTAATGTTTTCCTGTCAATAAATCTAGGATTTTTTAAGATAATGTTAGGTAAATACATGCATGGCCTATTGAGCTAATAGATATGGATAGACCGCAATTCTAATATACGATAAGAATATCTTAGGAAAATACAGATTAtctcattctttttaaattgaaaatgatcGCAGAGAAAACGTCGCTTATTATTGATGTGTTAGCAGAAAGAAAGTAAACAATATGTTGAATCAAGGGAAACCCAGAAAATatgctttgtttattttactGAGAAAAAACGTTTGCCAAATGTTACGAAAGTTTTTCAAGAGTGTGAGCAATCataatgaattttcaaaaacaatgtctTACCTGATTGGTTTTGGATTCCACCGGCTACCGCTGTGTAATACAGCTTCTCAGCTTACCGACCATCTATATATACTAATAAAACTACCACGTAACAGACAGGGGCAGTGAAGGTGGgttgattttttatttgcaCACTGTATGAATATCAATTGCAAGGAAATACAATCATTAAGAGCAGGAGACCTTGATACTGggattttattttaagtttTAGTTTCCTTGAAttgacatttatatattttaaatattaaaattttacgTAATATGCGAAATCGCATTTGCATTTTATGATTCGGTTTAATGAATCCCATAATCGTTTAAATATCTAAAGAAAATGCTTTTGTTACCCATTACTTTGTATTCTCTTATTGATAATTGAAAAGggaatcaatattgataatttGTCTACACCGTGTTGAACGTTAATACTATTATCTAATTTTTTAATGTTCAGTTACACTAAATACTCTAGGGCCCTCCACATTATCCTTTCTCGTATGTTTATTGTTTGTAACCGTTTTATTCTTTGTAACGTTGTTGTTCTACTATCCTTGTAATTCTTTATGATAATTTCACTGTCGTAACCTCGTTAGGGATGAAATAAAGTATGATTGAATGAAAAAAGGACTATATATTCACACCAGTATTTGATTATGTCAGAAGTGTTCATTATGGTTGCTTCTAGGTGAATACTTGGATATCATGAATCAAATATAAATGAACGGACGAGCTATTTAATACTGTGAATAGTTTAGATTTGGCCAATACCGTATTGTTTGGCCCTTCTACAGTTGACGGTTTCACAATGAAAATGTAGTAAAGGCTATACCGTATGCCCTTTCATTTTCAGAATGGAGAATGTGAGCTTTGGTTCGAATatttaattctaaattatcTATTGAGTTAACGTTATCTAGATGATGAATTCAAAGTGATTTGGTTTCTTCACCTCAGTGCTCCCCTGAATTCGGAGAAAGAATTCACTCTAGCTTATTTGTTCAACGTTTCCCCCGTATATATCATTTCAGTTACGAGTTTAAATGAAATCATTGGCTAAATCTAAAGCATTCACAATATCAGATACTGTATACAGAGAAAACCCTAATTTTATTTTTCGCGCCTTTTGGTATTGTTGTCAATTGGTTGAAATACAGTTTTCTCTTTGACCTCTCTTATATAAAGAAAGgtcaaagataacgaacagtgatcaatctcataaatcctataaagaatacaaaatatggagttggacaaacacggacccctggatatacatgttTCAAAGGTGGAATCGGGTAcatagaaggagtaagcattccctgtcgtctggtcacacccaccatggacactatatcttgattatatatgtgtatagagaataaatatttacatataaaaacaaaatgattctttcattcaaaatgttcaaaacTGATACCCTGTGTTGTAAAAATATCTCTAATGGAAAAGTAACTGAAGCCATTTTGATCGCATTTATCCTTATTCTTTCTTTACTCtatgatttttgtttatttaaaaaaaatattcattacaaAAAGATGTTAGAGAGATCCCAATGCCATTTTTGTTAAGGTTTTCTGAGTAGTATTTTGATACTCGGGCATtgtaagaaaggtgaagataacgaacagtgatcaatctcataactcctatgagcaacacaaaatagatagttgggcaaacacagaccactggatacaccagaggtgggatcaggtgcctaggaagagtaagcatccactttcgaccggtcacacctaccgtgagccctatatcctgatcaggtaaacggagtcatccgtagtcaaaatcagtgtgtcgaaaacggcctaacaatcggtatgaaacacgtcagacagtatttgacccaatgataagttgtgttgacgaactagatcgttataaccaccATCACATTTGCAAAATCCTGACTTCAACCTATGCTGCTGGAACCCAtgtgccatcaacttgtttgtcagtagcttgcctcgatttagaaactgactatacgcagaacaagcccttgtgtatcgaatcagttgagagatataaacaccatatacaggtgataattgaatattgctacataaatatggcaaGTTGACgacagagaagctgaaataatccggtttctcatacagttgagttgtcagtttgccgttaatgtctactttcaataaaatatctaagtatgaagcagaaatggacgactctgtggtctcttttatttcgagctcacagggatatatcgaatagacacatgaatgaaagttcttcttgttaatagacaaaacgtcgtcgtgatatctaaatgtcgaattgaaggccacagcaagaaatgtCTTCTTCTCAGGTAGaagtttttttaatcaattctgcttcatatgaataaagaaacaggtaagctaacaaaggagcacaaatcGTGcacatgggaatttcaacagactgttggaggacctgatcaccaaagacgaagatattgtcaatgaggagctCTAgcttattgttttatttcaacttcagagtacttgtgtgtaaaatcagaatggtgtttaacaaagtaagtttttggattactgatcactagatatgaatatttcctttttccatttttgttgaagaagcaactgtctatgatgtcaaaaagtctagtctttaatttattgtgaggaatggtcgtgtaaagtgttgaaagtcatacattttgatgttattgattttggaaaagttttgcgatttcaagttttgtaaaagttctttagaagtttttagaatccacatttgattaacaccacttctggcatacatgtatgtagtcggtcagtatgtttgaagtttctccttcacagctgttttTATTAATTGAGGAGCAAACAttggggcttggtagaacacctgagcaatgtatctttgtttgtaagggtttttatgtagtttaggaattcggtataggtacggtaactcatattgattggacccattgactgggatattgaatgtgtctaaatatgaagcatggttttgaagaattccatcttttgaaagggcaattggagtataagtacgattaccaaaagtggaagtaataccaagttcgtttaaaatacagttgtaataatgagccttacaaacaaacacaatgttgttactagctttgtcagctggaatcaTTTttaacatattcctcatgtaaccttatctaatacttttattacttctggtttactaaacacagaaagatagatgttacctactttttttttaatatgtctaatgcgggattttgatattccacATATACTTTTATCCCATTccgacaatgtatcaagttcttctttttcatatttagcccattgtctggcataatcttcgacagaattcataatagagatgaagttctgtcaccAATTAAAAGatcgaggttctctgtattgttaggccgttcttggcgcactggtTTTGGCTGCGGATGGTTCCATTTGCCTAATCAGGATATgtggctcatggcgggtgtggcCTGTCGAcgagggatgtttactcctcctaggcacctgatcccacccctggtgtgtccaggagtccgttttgcccaactatctattttgtattgcttacaggagttgtgaaattgatcacttcgttatcttcaccttgcatgttaatttcatttaggaccttttagaataagtgatttgatgtcaccagtaatgacgtgtccagctggactatagttgaaagaaaatgaagaacaagaacacgttggtggattacgtataagatggtctatatctaggcactgcaaagtttgttatAATTACAAAGTTTGGATgaaatagtagaagtatagctgtaggaaatacagggtgtaggctttaacttgaaataagttggaatacacgactgaacccttttatgacgaagaatgctgcttatgttgacgacatttattcctttgtttgtaaataaatttcaaCGTTTACAATCATTATGGaatgacaattttcaatcaTCAATAAGtataaataacaaataaaaactaaCGAAGCTGCAGGACTGAGTGAATCGGTTTcttaaaatagttttttttttttgtactatGAAAACGAAGAGCAGGAAAAATATTTCTCGTAAAAACAACATTctaatatgtattttatattttaaagtcAATTTTGAATCTATCTTAAACTATAGATGAAAGAGCATATCTACATTACCTAAcggaaataatgaaaatactcatTATAGTCTTTATTATGAAATTAAGTTTTTAAAGTAAGGTACGGAAAAGTGCTTAGTCAGAATACCCAATTTTTCATGGAAGACTATCTACTGAATCAACGTTACAAAGATATCAGTTTAAAAAGAATACCTGGAtgcaattgaaattttttttacatacatttcaGAATACGAAAATAGTATAAATGCAAGCCTATGGAATTCAGATGTACAACAAATATTGTGATAATTGTTGTGATATTGAAAATAGTATACACATCTTTGAATGCAGGACTTCTCACTATATACGCACCGCTTTGGGATTCGATATTTGATGGAAAGATAtcgtcatgtttttgttttggttggggctctttgtttttctttacCAGGGCTTTCAATACTTCAATTTCTTTAATGTCATTGAAATTTCACAACTACacgtatacattgtacatgtacgtaattAAACCTAGAATTTTGAATTCCTCGTGTACTTTAGATAATTTCTACGATTTCATTTAAGTATCTGGACATTTACAGATACTTACAACATAACGGATCTGTTCTGCATTTTTTGAGTTGTCGTACCTTAGAGTTAGCAAATTTTATCCatacttgaaatcacagaatttttcccaaatcaatagcattaaaacctatgacttttcaacactatacacgaccattcctcacgataaattaaagactagactttttgacatcatagacagttgcttcttcaacaaaaacggaaaacggaaatattcatatctagtgatcagtcattcaaaaacttactttgttaaacaccactctgattccacgcacaagtaccctgaagttgaaataaaaaatatgttagagttcctcattgacaatatcttcgtggtctttggtgatcaggtcttccaacagtctgttggaattcccatgggcacgaattgtgctcctttgttagctgaccggtttttatattcatatgaagcagaatttattcaaaa is a window from the Ostrea edulis chromosome 5, xbOstEdul1.1, whole genome shotgun sequence genome containing:
- the LOC130055112 gene encoding spidroin-1-like isoform X1 → MLSLLALVCFIACAVAYPGYSDHYPDTYDGYSKDHYSDTYSKYDEGYGAGYSDYYPKHYGIIHRGRSSGGFGGGSASAAAAASGLRGFGGIGGGSAAAAAAAAASRFGGLGGGSAAAAAAAAASRFGGLGGGSAAAAAAAAASRFGGLGGGSAAAAAAAAASRFGGLGGGSAAAASAAAAGNAAAAAAAAAAANNVAVGPIIQPTYGFPSFGLFGLGGGAAAAAAAAAAGQGAAAAAAAAAGQGAAAAAAAAAGQGAASAAAAAAASRFYTIYGGMGGMGGGMGGMGGIGLGPFSSGFNFGGGSAAAAAAAAAGQNAAAAAAAAAANGGAAASAAAAASGGFGGMRGSFGGLIGGSSGGSMMGGIGGRRGGHKKTKVFL
- the LOC130055112 gene encoding spidroin-1-like isoform X2 translates to MLSLLALVCFIACAVAYPGYSDHYPDTYDGYSKDHYSDTYSKYDEGYGAGYSDYYPKHYGIIHRGRSSGGFGGGSASAAAAASGLRGFGGIGGGSAAAAAAAAASRFGGLGGGSAAAAAAAAASRFGGLGGGSAAAAAAAAASRFGGLGGGSAAAAAAAAASRFGGLGGGSAAAASAAAAGNAAAAAAAAAAANNVAVGPIIQPTYGFPSFGLFGLGGGAAAAAAAAAAGQGAAAAAAAAAGQGAAAAAAAAAGQGAASAAAAAAASRFYTIYGGMGGMGGGMGGMGGIGLGPFSSGFNFGGGSAAAAAAAAAGQNAAAAAAAAAANGGAAASAAAAASGGFGGMRGSFGGLIGGSSGGSMMGGIGGRRGGHKKTKVY